In Janthinobacterium sp. J1-1, a single genomic region encodes these proteins:
- a CDS encoding RNA polymerase sigma factor FliA, which translates to MYTVKGKSNKDHLLTEHIPLVKRLAHHMKAKLPPSVEVDDLIQAGMIGLLDAITRYEETHGAQFETYAVLRIRGAMLDELRTSDWLPRSMRQNMRKIEEAMSTLQQRLGHPPTESEVAKLLKISLVDYQEMLGEGGGHQLVYYEDFHDPDGNDSFLDRHCVDEDSDPLRSLLDTDFRQSVIDAIDALPPREKILMSLYYEEELNLKEIGAVMGVSESRVSQLHTQAVARLRATLREQAWTGPA; encoded by the coding sequence ATGTACACGGTCAAAGGGAAGTCGAACAAGGATCATTTGCTGACGGAACACATTCCGCTGGTAAAGCGCCTGGCGCACCACATGAAGGCCAAGTTGCCGCCTTCGGTCGAGGTCGACGACCTGATCCAGGCCGGCATGATCGGCCTGCTCGATGCCATCACCCGCTATGAAGAGACGCATGGCGCGCAGTTCGAGACGTATGCCGTGCTGCGTATCCGCGGCGCCATGCTCGACGAGTTGCGCACCAGCGACTGGCTGCCGCGCAGCATGCGCCAGAACATGCGCAAGATCGAAGAGGCGATGAGCACCTTGCAGCAGCGCCTGGGCCATCCGCCGACCGAATCGGAAGTGGCCAAGCTGCTCAAGATATCGCTGGTCGATTACCAGGAAATGCTGGGCGAGGGCGGTGGCCACCAGCTGGTCTATTATGAAGACTTCCATGATCCGGACGGCAATGACAGCTTCCTCGACCGCCATTGCGTGGACGAGGACAGCGACCCGCTGCGCTCGCTGCTCGATACCGATTTCCGGCAGTCCGTGATCGACGCCATCGACGCGCTGCCGCCACGCGAGAAAATACTGATGAGTCTGTATTACGAGGAAGAGCTCAATCTCAAGGAGATTGGCGCCGTGATGGGCGTGTCCGAATCGCGCGTGTCGCAGCTGCACACCCAGGCCGTCGCGCGCCTGCGCGCAACCTTGAGGGAGCAGGCGTGGACTGGTCCAGCGTAA
- a CDS encoding flagellar motor protein, with product MDWSSVIGLALALAGLLVGQALEGGKMASLLQPAAFAIVVIGTFGAVLLQTRLRTFVRGLEMLRWVFFPPVDMRAELGRDISQWSLTARRDGTLALERMMESTADHFNAKGLRMIVDGIAPDKLRQLLDVEITAYELAERQAVKIWESAAGYSPTIGILGAVLGLIHVMENLTDPSKLGGGIAVAFVSTIYGVGLANLLFLPVANKLKAIVSRRVVQYEITAAVFYDIATGDHTRIIEERVASLLHEH from the coding sequence GTGGACTGGTCCAGCGTAATCGGGCTGGCGCTGGCGCTGGCGGGCCTGCTGGTCGGCCAGGCGCTCGAAGGGGGCAAGATGGCCTCCTTGCTGCAGCCGGCCGCCTTTGCCATTGTCGTGATCGGCACCTTCGGCGCGGTGCTGCTGCAAACCCGCTTGCGCACTTTTGTGCGCGGGCTGGAAATGCTGCGCTGGGTATTTTTTCCGCCGGTCGACATGCGTGCCGAGCTGGGCCGCGACATCAGCCAGTGGAGCCTGACGGCGCGCCGCGACGGCACCCTGGCGCTGGAACGCATGATGGAAAGCACGGCCGACCATTTCAACGCCAAGGGCCTGCGCATGATCGTCGACGGCATCGCGCCCGACAAGCTGCGCCAGTTGCTCGACGTGGAAATCACCGCCTATGAACTGGCCGAACGCCAGGCCGTGAAAATCTGGGAATCGGCGGCCGGCTATTCGCCGACCATCGGCATCCTCGGCGCCGTGCTGGGCCTGATCCACGTGATGGAAAACCTGACCGACCCGAGCAAACTCGGTGGCGGCATCGCGGTGGCGTTCGTGTCGACCATCTACGGCGTCGGCCTGGCCAACCTGCTGTTCCTGCCGGTGGCCAACAAATTGAAGGCCATCGTCTCGCGCCGCGTGGTGCAGTATGAAATCACGGCCGCCGTGTTCTACGACATCGCCACCGGCGACCATACGCGCATCATCGAAGAGCGCGTGGCCAGCCTGCTTCACGAGCACTGA
- the motD gene encoding flagellar motor protein MotD, whose translation MRRARRKYDEEPDNQDRWLISYADFITLLFAFFVVMYAISQVNEGKYRVFSDAIGTAFSLDKGAPPIQMEAPQAIPLPNPALKRRTEAIRREREHMTRLAQDLTSTLAPLVKEGKVRVTQTSRGVSVEINASVLFDPGAAGLTVESDQALRAVAVLLRGDAHNVQVEGHTDVQPISNSTFASNWELSSARASAVVRLFIASGVQASRLTAVGHADNIPVADNDTPEGRARNRRVAVTILSGIADTVTEVPTAPAPLPANPQ comes from the coding sequence ATGCGGCGCGCGCGCAGGAAGTATGACGAAGAGCCGGACAACCAGGACCGCTGGCTGATTTCCTACGCCGATTTTATTACCCTGCTGTTCGCCTTTTTTGTCGTCATGTACGCGATCTCGCAGGTCAATGAAGGCAAGTACCGCGTGTTTTCCGACGCCATCGGCACCGCCTTCAGCCTCGACAAGGGCGCGCCACCGATCCAGATGGAAGCGCCGCAGGCGATCCCGCTGCCGAACCCGGCCCTGAAACGCCGTACCGAAGCGATCCGGCGCGAACGCGAACACATGACGCGCCTGGCGCAGGACCTGACGTCGACCCTGGCGCCCTTGGTGAAAGAAGGCAAGGTGCGCGTGACCCAGACCAGCCGTGGCGTCAGCGTGGAAATCAATGCCAGCGTGCTGTTCGATCCGGGCGCGGCCGGCCTTACGGTGGAGTCGGATCAGGCCCTGCGCGCGGTGGCCGTGCTGCTGCGCGGCGACGCCCATAACGTGCAGGTGGAAGGCCATACCGACGTCCAGCCGATCAGCAATTCCACCTTTGCCTCGAACTGGGAACTGTCGTCGGCGCGCGCCAGCGCCGTGGTGCGCCTGTTTATTGCCAGCGGCGTGCAGGCGTCGCGTTTGACGGCGGTCGGCCACGCCGACAATATTCCGGTCGCCGACAACGACACGCCGGAAGGGCGGGCGCGCAACCGCCGGGTCGCCGTGACGATTTTGTCCGGCATTGCCGACACGGTGACGGAAGTGCCGACCGCGCCGGCGCCTTTGCCGGCCAACCCGCAATAA
- a CDS encoding translation initiation factor Sui1 — protein MKSSSQGGLVYSTETGRMCPACRQPLAQCACKAAAKAAPAGDGAVRVARQTKGRGGKSVTIVKGLPLDAIALALLGKQLRTQCGSGGTVKDGVIEVQGDHVAAIMEALVKLGHKPKQAGG, from the coding sequence ATGAAAAGTAGTTCCCAAGGCGGCCTGGTCTACTCCACCGAAACAGGCCGCATGTGCCCGGCATGCCGCCAGCCGCTGGCGCAATGCGCGTGCAAGGCCGCGGCAAAAGCGGCACCGGCCGGCGATGGCGCCGTGCGGGTGGCGCGCCAGACCAAGGGCCGTGGCGGCAAGAGCGTGACCATCGTCAAGGGCTTGCCGCTGGACGCCATTGCGCTGGCGCTGCTGGGCAAGCAGCTGCGCACCCAGTGCGGCTCGGGCGGCACGGTCAAGGATGGCGTGATCGAAGTGCAGGGCGACCATGTGGCGGCCATCATGGAGGCGCTCGTCAAGCTGGGCCACAAGCCGAAACAGGCTGGCGGCTGA
- a CDS encoding PEP-CTERM sorting domain-containing protein: MNAIALSRASAALLLGCSLLVPQAQADTEVVKYGNLVANAVVATPLLSQDSLVIDTFTTERGALSQTTTFTVGDGVEYFSGNAAWLVNTASDFGPRLVGVNIDLFDATNTLLQSDDFVGVLGGFAHSTFGGLLGPGTYTLVATGTGIRDSLLDISLTLAVPEPRTYGMLLAGLGLVGLGLWRRKSGIASDGDRWQMMRFQPGTPA; the protein is encoded by the coding sequence ATGAACGCTATCGCACTATCGCGGGCAAGCGCGGCGCTGTTGTTAGGCTGCAGCCTGCTGGTGCCGCAGGCCCAGGCCGACACGGAAGTGGTAAAGTACGGCAACCTCGTCGCGAATGCCGTCGTGGCAACGCCGTTGCTGTCGCAAGACTCGCTGGTGATCGACACCTTCACCACGGAACGGGGCGCGCTGTCGCAAACGACCACGTTTACCGTCGGCGACGGCGTCGAGTACTTTTCCGGCAATGCCGCCTGGCTGGTCAACACCGCCTCCGATTTCGGCCCGCGCCTGGTCGGCGTGAATATCGACCTGTTCGACGCCACCAACACCCTGCTGCAATCGGACGACTTTGTCGGCGTGCTGGGCGGCTTCGCCCACTCCACCTTCGGCGGCCTGCTGGGGCCGGGTACCTATACCCTGGTGGCGACCGGCACCGGCATCCGCGATTCCCTGCTGGACATTTCGCTGACCCTGGCCGTGCCCGAACCACGCACCTACGGCATGCTGCTAGCGGGGCTGGGCCTGGTCGGCCTGGGACTGTGGCGCCGCAAAAGCGGCATTGCCAGCGACGGCGACCGCTGGCAGATGATGCGTTTCCAGCCAGGCACGCCAGCGTAA
- a CDS encoding flagellar protein FlgN: MQSVTPFSSLRDEHELMTTLLALMKQEQLHLVAADIDAISDITVRKTALIGQLSQLAQQRHQALAAAGFAAGEDGMDGWLAATGETEAAQAWQALLGTTRAAKEQNRLNSLLVNKHLLHTQGALGAMRPAAQSGNFYGPSGQTTSNTTHRRVVIG; the protein is encoded by the coding sequence ATGCAATCCGTGACTCCGTTTTCCAGCCTGCGCGACGAGCATGAGCTCATGACCACGCTGCTGGCATTGATGAAGCAGGAACAGCTGCATCTGGTTGCAGCCGACATCGATGCAATTTCGGACATTACGGTGCGCAAGACAGCGCTGATCGGACAATTGAGCCAGCTGGCGCAACAACGCCACCAGGCATTGGCCGCCGCCGGTTTTGCCGCCGGCGAAGACGGCATGGACGGCTGGCTGGCCGCCACCGGCGAGACCGAAGCGGCACAGGCATGGCAGGCGCTGCTCGGCACCACGCGCGCGGCCAAGGAACAGAATCGCCTGAACAGCCTGCTGGTCAACAAACACCTGCTGCACACCCAGGGCGCCCTCGGCGCCATGCGCCCGGCCGCCCAAAGCGGCAACTTCTACGGCCCCAGCGGCCAGACCACCAGCAATACCACCCATCGCCGCGTCGTTATCGGCTGA
- the flgM gene encoding flagellar biosynthesis anti-sigma factor FlgM produces MKITDNIKSNPGLPVTPAATSGARNTEKAQAAPASSDSVRLSPQGQALATSATTSSNSVFDTKKVERIKLAIADGQFQVNSEKVADGLLDTVKDLLHSRNR; encoded by the coding sequence GTGAAAATTACCGATAACATAAAAAGCAATCCCGGCTTGCCGGTCACGCCGGCGGCCACGTCCGGCGCCCGCAACACCGAGAAGGCGCAAGCTGCCCCGGCATCGTCGGACAGCGTACGCCTGTCGCCGCAAGGGCAGGCACTGGCGACCAGTGCAACGACCAGCAGCAATAGCGTGTTCGACACCAAGAAAGTCGAACGTATCAAACTCGCGATTGCCGACGGCCAGTTCCAGGTCAATTCTGAAAAAGTGGCGGACGGTCTCCTCGATACGGTCAAGGACCTGCTGCACTCACGAAATAGATAG
- the flgA gene encoding flagellar basal body P-ring formation chaperone FlgA produces MKKIFLSLLSVLVALAPLTPAQAQTAGRQSPEALRQTVQQFLQVQSNGLPGQVTVTVGAVDPRLNLAACPAPQAFMAPGSRAWGKSTVGVRCTAPANWTIYLQANVAVVGDYIASAVPLAQGQTIDASQLVTMQGDLAALPAGIATNMEQVVGASTNMSLPAGTPMRTDTLRRPPVVKQGQLVRVVSSGNGFQVASEGRAIGNAGDGQVVQVRTQGGQQISGVARAGGLVEVAF; encoded by the coding sequence ATGAAAAAAATCTTCCTCTCGCTGCTGTCAGTACTTGTTGCATTGGCGCCACTGACGCCGGCGCAAGCGCAAACTGCCGGCCGCCAGTCGCCGGAAGCGCTGCGGCAGACGGTACAGCAATTCCTGCAAGTGCAAAGCAATGGCCTGCCGGGCCAGGTCACCGTCACGGTCGGTGCGGTCGACCCGCGACTGAACCTGGCCGCCTGCCCCGCGCCGCAAGCCTTCATGGCGCCGGGCAGCCGCGCCTGGGGCAAGAGCACGGTGGGCGTGCGCTGCACCGCGCCGGCCAACTGGACGATTTACCTGCAAGCCAATGTGGCGGTGGTGGGTGATTATATCGCCAGCGCCGTGCCGCTGGCGCAAGGACAGACGATAGACGCCAGCCAGCTGGTGACGATGCAGGGCGACCTGGCGGCATTGCCGGCCGGAATCGCCACCAATATGGAACAAGTGGTGGGCGCCAGCACCAATATGTCGCTGCCGGCAGGCACGCCGATGCGCACCGACACCCTGCGCCGGCCACCGGTGGTCAAGCAGGGCCAGCTGGTCCGGGTAGTGTCCAGCGGCAATGGTTTCCAAGTAGCATCAGAAGGCCGCGCCATCGGCAACGCCGGCGATGGCCAGGTGGTGCAGGTACGGACCCAGGGCGGACAGCAGATCAGCGGCGTGGCGCGCGCGGGCGGCCTGGTGGAGGTGGCATTCTAG
- the flgB gene encoding flagellar basal body rod protein FlgB: MIGKLDDYLRFHESALSLRSTRQELLASNIANADTPNYKARDVDFASALKGVLARGEGVAPALTGTAAKHLPGNGVAAGTATGAKVETMPDGTPLLYRAPAQGAVDGNTVDMDLERNAFADNAIRYEASITLLNSQIKSMLTAIQGGQ, translated from the coding sequence ATGATAGGGAAACTCGACGATTACCTGCGCTTTCACGAGTCTGCGCTGAGCTTGCGTTCGACACGCCAGGAATTGCTCGCCTCGAATATCGCCAACGCCGATACGCCCAACTACAAGGCGCGCGACGTCGATTTCGCCAGCGCCCTGAAAGGCGTGCTGGCCCGCGGCGAGGGCGTGGCGCCGGCCCTGACTGGCACGGCTGCGAAGCATCTGCCAGGCAACGGCGTGGCCGCCGGCACCGCCACCGGCGCCAAGGTCGAAACCATGCCGGACGGCACGCCGCTGCTGTACCGCGCACCGGCCCAGGGCGCCGTCGACGGCAATACGGTCGACATGGACCTGGAGCGCAATGCCTTTGCGGACAATGCGATTCGTTATGAAGCGAGCATCACGCTACTCAATTCGCAGATCAAGAGCATGCTGACGGCCATCCAGGGAGGACAATAA
- the flgC gene encoding flagellar basal body rod protein FlgC has translation MSLFNIFNVSGSAMSAQAQRLNTVASNLANADSATSASGEAYRAKQVVFEAVPLANGGTAVKVQKVIEDPSPMKLVYDPKNPLADDKGYVTMPNVNTVDEMVNMLSASRSYQTNVETMNAAKSLLLKTLTLGQ, from the coding sequence ATGTCGCTGTTTAATATTTTCAATGTTTCCGGTTCAGCAATGAGCGCCCAGGCGCAGCGCCTGAACACCGTGGCCAGCAACTTGGCCAATGCCGACAGCGCCACCAGCGCCAGTGGCGAAGCCTACCGCGCCAAGCAGGTGGTGTTCGAAGCCGTGCCGCTGGCCAATGGCGGCACCGCCGTCAAGGTGCAGAAGGTGATCGAAGATCCTTCGCCGATGAAACTGGTGTACGACCCGAAGAATCCGCTGGCCGACGACAAGGGCTATGTCACCATGCCTAACGTCAATACCGTCGATGAAATGGTCAATATGCTGTCCGCGTCGCGCTCCTACCAGACGAACGTGGAAACCATGAACGCGGCCAAGTCGCTGCTCCTGAAAACACTCACCCTCGGCCAATAA